In Numidum massiliense, a single genomic region encodes these proteins:
- a CDS encoding CBS domain-containing protein, with the protein MNIAFFLLPKDEVKFLNPEATLRQALEKMKYHRYTSVPLINEQGQYVGTLTEGDLLWFINNALDEGRTDVLKAKLKDVPQRVHNVPVSINAEVEDLLTLAIDQNFIPVEDDQKSFIGIIRRRDIIKFTAKLLYNQNQNS; encoded by the coding sequence ATGAACATTGCCTTTTTTTTACTGCCTAAAGACGAAGTGAAGTTTTTAAATCCAGAAGCGACGTTGCGTCAAGCACTAGAGAAGATGAAGTATCATCGATACACGTCGGTTCCGCTCATTAACGAACAGGGTCAGTATGTTGGGACGCTTACCGAAGGAGACTTATTGTGGTTTATTAACAATGCGTTGGACGAGGGCCGCACAGACGTGTTGAAGGCGAAATTGAAAGACGTTCCGCAACGCGTCCACAACGTGCCTGTGTCCATTAACGCTGAAGTTGAAGATTTATTGACACTCGCGATCGACCAGAACTTTATTCCCGTCGAAGATGACCAAAAAAGCTTTATCGGTATTATTAGGCGGAGGGACATCATTAAATTCACAGCTAAACTGCTATATAACCAAAATCAAAATAGCTAA
- a CDS encoding YrzI family small protein: protein MFTFHLLFFTVTISRREPAIDATRVQSAERIAHLMEEVSDRRAKHWHMFY, encoded by the coding sequence GTGTTTACTTTCCACTTACTATTTTTTACAGTAACGATCTCGCGGCGAGAACCCGCCATCGACGCGACACGCGTTCAAAGCGCTGAACGAATCGCGCACCTTATGGAAGAAGTAAGCGATCGACGAGCCAAACATTGGCACATGTTTTATTAA
- a CDS encoding LrgB family protein: protein MKWLVGLLTISVTIVLFLAMKRLYEYAPFPLLLPLLTSGAAMVALLLSLGISYDTYMIGGRWLNELLGPAVVAMAIPLYRHRKMVKQYAVSILCGVTVGCLLALASGIALAHLLGFDEELIYSILPKSVTTPVAMDIAGTLGGIPPLAAVFVMVAGLTGAVFGPYVFKWCHIDHALGKGVGMGSAAHAIGTSKALEYGEAEGTASSVAMTLCAVFTSILAPLFILLLF, encoded by the coding sequence ATGAAATGGCTTGTCGGACTGCTCACCATCAGTGTAACCATCGTCCTCTTTCTGGCGATGAAGCGCCTTTATGAATACGCCCCCTTCCCGCTGTTGCTGCCGCTTTTGACGTCGGGGGCGGCAATGGTCGCGCTATTACTTTCTCTCGGTATTTCGTACGACACGTATATGATCGGCGGGCGGTGGCTGAACGAGCTCCTAGGCCCTGCCGTCGTCGCCATGGCGATCCCGCTGTATCGCCACCGGAAGATGGTGAAACAGTACGCTGTTTCGATTTTATGCGGCGTGACGGTCGGTTGCCTACTGGCGCTCGCTAGCGGTATCGCGCTAGCTCATCTCCTCGGTTTCGACGAAGAGCTCATCTACTCCATCTTGCCGAAGTCGGTGACGACCCCCGTCGCGATGGATATCGCAGGCACGCTAGGGGGCATCCCACCGCTTGCAGCCGTCTTCGTCATGGTCGCTGGCTTAACTGGCGCCGTGTTCGGCCCGTATGTATTCAAATGGTGCCACATCGACCACGCTCTCGGTAAAGGCGTCGGCATGGGAAGTGCTGCCCATGCGATCGGTACGTCCAAGGCGTTGGAATACGGCGAAGCAGAAGGCACCGCAAGCTCCGTGGCGATGACGTTGTGTGCGGTATTCACCTCCATCCTCGCCCCGCTCTTCATTTTACTTTTATTCTAA
- a CDS encoding CidA/LrgA family protein, which translates to MTVDYMFKKAIRLIVQLSGLYVLYLVGTWLQRAFHLFVPGSIIGMLLLFFFLMTGLVKEEWLASGADPLLRYLPLLFLPTIIGVIDFLPFFKEEGIWAVAIVMVSTVAVLCTSGLVTQWMARRKEAARDEMACRTAHHQCNHRPLSGDEAPL; encoded by the coding sequence GTGACTGTCGATTACATGTTTAAGAAAGCGATCCGCCTTATCGTCCAATTAAGTGGGCTGTATGTTTTGTATCTCGTCGGCACGTGGCTGCAGCGCGCGTTCCATTTGTTCGTTCCCGGCAGCATCATCGGCATGTTGCTCTTGTTTTTCTTTTTAATGACTGGACTCGTTAAAGAGGAGTGGCTCGCATCCGGAGCTGATCCGCTGTTGCGTTATTTACCACTCCTATTTCTTCCAACAATCATTGGCGTCATCGATTTCTTGCCCTTTTTTAAAGAGGAGGGCATATGGGCGGTCGCCATCGTCATGGTAAGTACCGTCGCCGTTTTATGTACGTCGGGGTTGGTCACGCAGTGGATGGCACGTCGAAAGGAGGCGGCACGCGATGAAATGGCTTGTCGGACTGCTCACCATCAGTGTAACCATCGTCCTCTTTCTGGCGATGAAGCGCCTTTATGA
- a CDS encoding long-chain-fatty-acid--CoA ligase gives MITPLTPLDFKRRAVKLYHNKLAVIDGEKRFTYVEFAERCDRLSHGLKDLGVKKDVKVAVLAPNTHEMLECFYGICQLGAVLVPLNIRLKEEELRYIIDHSDAEVIVVDSEWGATIDTILPQLPKVRHVVQIDSGYESPLKGIDYEQLLAQSSADPIFVAIDENDPITINYTSGTTSKPKGVVLTHRNTYINAADFLFHLHISVDDVYLHTLPMFHVNGWGGVWAVSGVGATHVCLRKIVPKDVLALMEKEKVTLACGAPTVLSMLLQAPNIDNIELEAHPRIATAGSPPPAAVIEKVQQRLNMTIIHVYGLTEAAPFISYCEWRDSFANLPMDEKAAMMSRQGVEMIFSGETTVLRDDGTEVAWDGKEIGEIVARGNTVMKEYYKQPEETAKAIRNGWFHTGDLAVIHPDGYIEIVDRSKDVIISGGENISSIEVEGVLFKHPDVLDVGVVSKPDEKWGEAPVAFIVLKEGSKATAAELKQFCRSHLAHYKAPKEYIFVDQLPRTATGKIQKYRLRTAWWKDHEKLVH, from the coding sequence ATGATCACACCACTAACGCCACTAGACTTTAAGCGGAGAGCTGTCAAGCTGTACCACAACAAACTCGCTGTCATCGACGGTGAAAAACGCTTTACTTATGTGGAGTTTGCCGAACGATGCGATCGGCTATCCCACGGGCTGAAAGACCTCGGTGTAAAAAAGGACGTTAAGGTCGCCGTATTGGCACCGAACACGCATGAAATGTTGGAATGCTTTTACGGTATTTGTCAGTTAGGAGCCGTCCTCGTCCCGCTGAACATTCGTCTTAAAGAAGAGGAACTGCGCTACATAATCGATCACAGCGACGCCGAGGTGATCGTCGTCGATTCCGAATGGGGAGCGACGATTGACACGATTTTGCCACAGTTACCCAAAGTCCGTCACGTTGTCCAAATTGACAGCGGTTACGAATCGCCGCTGAAAGGGATCGACTACGAACAACTACTCGCTCAGTCGAGTGCAGATCCTATTTTTGTCGCGATTGACGAAAATGATCCGATCACGATTAACTATACGAGTGGCACGACGTCTAAACCGAAAGGAGTCGTGCTCACCCACCGCAACACGTATATTAATGCGGCCGACTTCTTGTTTCACTTACACATCTCGGTTGACGATGTGTATTTACACACACTCCCGATGTTTCACGTCAACGGCTGGGGAGGCGTTTGGGCCGTTTCTGGTGTCGGGGCAACCCACGTCTGTCTCCGCAAAATTGTCCCAAAAGACGTCCTCGCATTGATGGAAAAAGAAAAAGTAACGCTCGCTTGCGGCGCGCCGACGGTACTTAGCATGTTATTGCAGGCACCGAACATCGACAACATTGAGTTAGAAGCGCACCCGCGCATCGCCACGGCCGGTTCCCCGCCGCCAGCGGCCGTCATCGAAAAGGTGCAACAGCGTTTAAATATGACTATTATCCACGTTTACGGGTTGACCGAAGCGGCGCCTTTCATCTCTTACTGCGAATGGCGCGATTCCTTTGCAAACTTGCCGATGGATGAAAAAGCGGCGATGATGAGTCGGCAAGGCGTGGAGATGATTTTTAGCGGTGAAACGACGGTACTGCGCGACGACGGTACAGAAGTAGCGTGGGACGGGAAAGAAATTGGCGAAATCGTCGCCCGGGGCAACACCGTCATGAAGGAGTACTACAAACAGCCGGAAGAGACGGCCAAAGCGATCCGCAACGGTTGGTTTCACACTGGCGATCTTGCGGTCATTCACCCGGACGGCTACATCGAAATTGTCGACCGTTCCAAGGATGTGATCATTTCCGGCGGTGAAAATATTTCTTCGATCGAAGTAGAAGGTGTCTTGTTCAAACACCCGGACGTCCTCGACGTCGGCGTCGTCTCGAAGCCGGACGAAAAATGGGGCGAAGCCCCCGTCGCGTTCATCGTGCTGAAAGAGGGTAGCAAAGCGACTGCCGCCGAACTGAAGCAATTTTGTCGCTCGCACTTGGCCCATTACAAAGCGCCAAAAGAGTATATCTTCGTCGATCAACTACCGCGCACAGCTACGGGAAAAATCCAGAAGTACCGCTTACGCACCGCTTGGTGGAAAGATCACGAAAAACTCGTACACTAG
- a CDS encoding YqeG family HAD IIIA-type phosphatase, with protein sequence MKQLIPDMFVKDVYNIDYNDLQRRGIKAIITDLDNTLVEADRLDATPELVRWLAEIRARGFRVMIVSNNRETRVSRFAEPLRIPYIHAAKKPFNTSFRKALQRMETTSKETAVIGDQLFTDVLGGNRLGLYTILVTPISKREGLGTKINRCLEKLVYAWMKKRGIERWEE encoded by the coding sequence TTGAAGCAGCTAATTCCAGATATGTTCGTCAAAGATGTGTACAACATCGACTATAACGACTTGCAACGCCGCGGAATTAAGGCGATTATTACCGATTTGGACAATACGTTAGTCGAAGCGGACCGCCTAGATGCGACGCCCGAGTTAGTCCGCTGGTTAGCGGAAATACGAGCACGAGGCTTTCGCGTGATGATCGTCTCCAACAACCGAGAGACGCGCGTTTCCCGGTTCGCGGAACCGCTCCGCATTCCGTACATACACGCGGCAAAAAAACCGTTCAACACGTCGTTCCGCAAGGCGCTTCAACGGATGGAGACAACCTCGAAGGAGACCGCCGTCATTGGCGACCAACTGTTTACGGACGTACTCGGCGGCAATCGGCTCGGCTTGTATACGATTTTAGTTACCCCGATCTCGAAGCGGGAAGGACTGGGGACGAAAATAAACCGCTGTTTGGAAAAGCTCGTCTACGCGTGGATGAAAAAGCGCGGCATCGAGCGGTGGGAGGAATAA